In Streptomyces sp. RFCAC02, the following proteins share a genomic window:
- the nuoF gene encoding NADH-quinone oxidoreductase subunit NuoF, whose product MTPTPAAAAQAGDPARILTPVLSSFWDKDKSWSIEVYRDHGGYRALGKALAMAPDDVIAHVKDAGLRGRGGAGFPTGMKWQFIPQGDGKPHYLVVNADESEPGTCKDIPLLYANPHSLIEGIVIACHAIRSHHAFIYLRGEVVPVLRRLQNAVAEAYAAGFVGKGALGEGGDLDITVHAGAGAYICGEETALLDSLEGRRGQPRLRPPFPAVAGLYACPTVVNNVESIASVPAIIDRGKEWFRTMGSEKSPGFTLYSLSGHVARPGQYEAPLGVTLRQLLDLGGGIRPGHRLKFWTPGGSSTPMFTEEHLDVPLDYEGVGAAGSMLGTKALQVFDETTCVVRAVTRWTEFYAHESCGKCTPCREGTYWLVQLLRDIEAGKGLLSDIDKIADIADNINGKSFCALGDGAASPIFSSLKYFREEYERHITGRGCPFDPAKSTAWADDGTTASAHLEVNA is encoded by the coding sequence ATGACCCCGACCCCCGCGGCGGCCGCGCAGGCCGGCGACCCGGCGAGGATCCTGACCCCCGTCCTGTCGTCCTTCTGGGACAAGGACAAGTCCTGGTCCATCGAGGTCTACCGCGACCACGGCGGCTACCGCGCCCTCGGCAAGGCCCTCGCCATGGCCCCCGACGACGTGATCGCCCACGTGAAGGACGCCGGCCTCCGCGGCCGGGGCGGCGCCGGCTTCCCCACCGGGATGAAATGGCAGTTCATCCCGCAGGGCGACGGCAAGCCCCACTACCTCGTCGTCAACGCCGACGAGTCCGAGCCCGGCACCTGCAAGGACATCCCCCTCCTCTACGCCAACCCGCACTCCCTCATCGAGGGCATCGTCATCGCCTGCCACGCGATCCGCTCCCACCACGCCTTCATCTACCTCCGCGGCGAGGTCGTCCCCGTGCTGCGGCGGCTGCAGAACGCCGTCGCCGAGGCGTACGCCGCCGGCTTCGTCGGCAAGGGGGCGCTGGGCGAGGGCGGCGACCTCGACATCACCGTCCACGCCGGCGCGGGCGCGTACATCTGCGGCGAGGAGACCGCGCTCCTCGACTCCCTGGAGGGCCGCCGCGGCCAGCCCAGGCTGCGCCCGCCCTTCCCGGCCGTCGCCGGCCTCTACGCCTGCCCCACCGTCGTGAACAACGTCGAGTCCATCGCGTCGGTTCCCGCGATCATCGACCGGGGCAAGGAGTGGTTCCGCACGATGGGCAGCGAGAAGTCGCCCGGCTTCACGCTCTACTCCCTGTCCGGCCACGTCGCCCGCCCCGGCCAGTACGAGGCGCCCCTCGGCGTGACGCTGCGCCAGCTCCTCGACCTCGGCGGCGGCATCCGGCCGGGCCACCGCCTCAAGTTCTGGACGCCGGGCGGCTCGTCCACCCCCATGTTCACCGAGGAGCACCTGGACGTGCCCCTCGACTACGAGGGGGTCGGCGCGGCCGGCTCCATGCTCGGCACCAAGGCCCTCCAGGTGTTCGACGAGACGACCTGCGTGGTCCGGGCCGTGACGCGCTGGACCGAGTTCTACGCGCACGAGTCCTGCGGCAAGTGCACCCCCTGCCGCGAGGGCACCTACTGGCTCGTCCAACTGCTGCGCGACATCGAGGCCGGCAAGGGCCTGCTCAGCGACATCGACAAGATCGCCGACATCGCCGACAACATCAACGGCAAGTCATTCTGCGCCCTCGGCGACGGCGCCGCGAGCCCCATCTTCTCCTCGCTGAAGTACTTCCGCGAGGAGTACGAGCGGCACATCACCGGCCGCGGCTGCCCCTTCGACCCCGCCAAGTCCACCGCCTGGGCGGACGACGGCACGACGGCATCGGCTCACCTGGAGGTGAACGCGTGA